The sequence GCCCTCTTCCCCTTAATCCTGTTCCCTATGATGGGCATCGTGGATGCCTCTGAGGTGAGCCCCATCCATAGGAGAAAGCGTTCTGGGCAGTGCGGGAGGCCAGGGGGTGGGTTCCCTCAGCCCTTGTTGACAAAGGAAGCCTCACCATAGGCAGGGCACATGGATTAGGGGTTCCTGACTCTGCATGAGGAAGAAGTCAGCTAGAAGGCTgcgggctggggtggggaggggtgcagAATTAGTGCTGCGAGTTCATTCAAGGTGAGAGTGATTAGCCAGCCGTAGGTGGGAGGTGGAAGGCCTAGTGACACAGAAAAGGGGCCTTGAGGGCCAGCTAACACACTCATATACTTCTAGTTCAGTGGCTCTTGAACTTGAACAGCATCGGAGTCACCTGGAGGGCTGGTTAAAACACAAATGGCTGggtccagagtttctgattcggTAGATCTGGGGTAGGgcctaagcattttatttctaacaagttccagTTGGTGGTGATGATGCTGGCCCAGGGatcatactttgagaaccactgtctagtttttagaaaCCGCACTAAAGTATCTATCTCCCAGTCCATGGCTTGAAACATGAATGGAATCACGGTAGATTATCTCCCAACTAATTATTCCTGAGGGGAGATAAAGTGAGTTTGACAAGAAGAGGGGAACCTGGTTGATATTAAATGATAGATaatccaggccgggtgtggtggctcatgcctgtaatcctagcactttagggggccaaggcgggtggatcacttgagctcaggagttcgagaccagcctggccagcgaggtgaaacctcatctctacaaaaaatacaaaaattagccaggcatggtggtgcgtgcctgtagtcccagctacttgggaggctgaggtgggaggatggtttgagccaaggaggtggaggttgcagtgagctgtgattgtgccactgcattccagcctgggcaacagagccagaccctgtctccaaaaagttaaatttattttttttaaatggcagatCATTCAGAGACCATTTCCATCCAGTTTCGAGAGCCCAGGGGAATGCCAGTCTGTGGGAATGTCAGTGACTGCATCCCATAACCTCGGGGGCACCGTGGGAGACTCCAGGGTCTTCCCGCCGCTCAGCCATGTCTCCACCTGCCAGGTTGCCGTCGAGTATCTTAAGGACTCCAACCTCCTGTTCTTCGGGGGGCTGCTGGTGGCCATCGCGGTGGAACACTGGAACCTGCATAAACGCATCGCCCTCCGTGTCCTCCTCATCGTTGGGGTGCGGCCTGCCCCGTGAGTTCCTCCTGCAAACCAGCACGGGAGAACCTGACGAGGAGATATTCTGGGCACCCAGTCCCTGAAGGGAAGCTGGAACAGCAGTGTGTCTGTCTGCCCATCCCTAGGCTAATCCTGGGCTTCATGCTGGTCACGGCCTTCCTGTCCATGTGGATCAGCAACACGGCCACCTCAGCCATGATGGTGCCCATCGCACATGCCGTCCTGGACCAGCTGCACAGCTCGCAAGCCAGCAGCAACGTCGAGGAGGGCAGCAACAACCCCACCTTCGAGCTCCAGGAACCAAGTCCCCAGAAGGAGGTGACCAAGCTtggtgagaaaaatgaggctaGACTCTGCCCCAACCCCTTGGTTCTTGGAGAGAGTCTGAGGGTCTGTCCGTTTCGAGGGCTGGTCATCTTGGAGCCTttggggagagaagaaagagatgcAAGAAGGACAGTGAccaatttgtttttccttttttaaaaaatgtcaagtaCCCTGTTTTGGGAATCCCCTCATCCCTGGGCAAACCAAGATGCTTGGTCACCATAGCAAGAAGAGAGCTGGAGTCTAGGTGAACAGTCCAAGGTCTAGGCTCCATTCTTCCTGAGTGGTTTGGGTAATCCTCGTTTCCCTCTCTCAAGAGAGAGGTCAGATCATAGAGTGTCCAAGGGTGCTCCCAGCCTGAGACTCTGGGGAATGCTGGGCCCCTCAGGCCTGGAGACATCCTCTGTCCTCCTTCCAGCCCCGGTCTGGGCTGTTCACAGACAAGGTACCCTGGAGGGCCTTGCAGCCCTGGCCCCGTTCCCCAGAGCTGGCCCTGTACCTGCCCCCACCTGGGCTCTCCCTTGTTCCCAGATAATGGGCAGGCCCTCCCTGTCACGTCTGCCTCTTCGGAGGGGAGGGCACATCTCAGCCAGAAGCATCTCCACCTCACCCAGTGCATGAGCCTGTGCGTGTGCTACTCCGCCAGCATCGGGGGCATCGCCACGCTGACTGGCACCGCACCCAACCTGGTGCTGCAAGGCCAGATCAACTCGTGAGTGACAAGGGGTGGGCCACCTTGGGGGATCTGCACATTCACTGGGAGGTGAATGGGGCTGGGCAGTTCTCGGGGCAATGTCACACGGCAGCCCATGTTCCTCCTTCAGGCTCTTCCCCCAAAACGGCAACGTGGTGAACTTCGCCTCCTGGTTCAGCTTCGCCTTCCCCACCATGGTCATCTTGCTGCTGCTGGCCTGGTTGTGGCTGCAGATCCTCTTCCTGGGCTTCAAGTAAGTGGCAAAGTTGGTGAGAGAAGCCCAGGTCCCTGCCCTTAGCCCTGGGAGCTTCCAGTTGGGTGCAGATGTGGAAAATGATATTATCACCATCCCAATGAGAAGGCTTCTCCCTCCCAAAGCCCCTCTGTGCACTTGGACCCCCATTTGAGGAAATTACTGGGTAGAGAGtattatcccatttcacagatgcgCAAATTGAGGCTTCAGGAGTGGTTCGCAACTAGATTTGTCAGTGCTGGGGCTGCAAACCAGGTCACTTGATGC comes from Homo sapiens chromosome 17, GRCh38.p14 Primary Assembly and encodes:
- the SLC13A2 gene encoding solute carrier family 13 member 2 isoform X5, which translates into the protein MATCWQALWAYRSYLIVFFVPILLLPLPILVPSKEAYCAYAIILMALFWCTEALPLAVTALFPLILFPMMGIVDASEIIQRPFPSSFESPGECQSVGMSVTASHNLGGTVGDSRVFPPLSHVSTCQVAVEYLKDSNLLFFGGLLVAIAVEHWNLHKRIALRVLLIVGVRPAPLILGFMLVTAFLSMWISNTATSAMMVPIAHAVLDQLHSSQASSNVEEGSNNPTFELQEPSPQKEVTKLDNGQALPVTSASSEGRAHLSQKHLHLTQCMSLCVCYSASIGGIATLTGTAPNLVLQGQINSLFPQNGNVVNFASWFSFAFPTMVILLLLAWLWLQILFLGFNFRKNFGIGEKMQEQQQAAYCVIQTEHRLLGPMTFAEKAISILFVILVLLWFTREPGFFLGWGNLAFPNAKGESMVSDGTVAIFIGIIMFIIPSKFPGLTQDPGVGKAQKGWSDLPRAQGLGDKVEMLQN